In one window of Nocardioides panacisoli DNA:
- a CDS encoding nucleoside deaminase: protein MTNPTDEAHLRVAIDQARQGWDEGGVPIGAALVRDGEVVAVGRNRRIQLGSAIRHGETDCIENAGRLPASVYRECVLYTTLSPCFMCAGTALLYRIPRIVVGENHSFEASEDWLRSHGVQVDVLDDPECRALMERMMTERAEIWFEDIGEIGERA, encoded by the coding sequence ATGACGAACCCGACCGACGAGGCCCACCTGCGGGTGGCGATCGACCAGGCCCGGCAGGGCTGGGACGAGGGAGGCGTGCCCATCGGGGCCGCCCTGGTGCGTGACGGCGAGGTGGTCGCGGTCGGCCGCAACCGGCGGATCCAGCTCGGCAGCGCGATCCGGCACGGCGAGACCGACTGCATCGAGAACGCCGGCCGGCTGCCCGCCTCGGTCTACCGCGAGTGCGTCCTCTACACCACGCTCTCGCCGTGCTTCATGTGCGCGGGCACGGCGCTGCTCTACCGCATCCCCCGCATCGTGGTGGGGGAGAACCACTCCTTCGAGGCCTCCGAGGACTGGTTGCGCTCCCACGGCGTGCAGGTCGACGTGCTCGACGACCCCGAGTGCCGGGCGCTGATGGAGCGCATGATGACCGAGCGGGCCGAGATCTGGTTCGAGGACATCGGCGAGATCGGGGAGCGGGCATGA
- the fbaA gene encoding class II fructose-bisphosphate aldolase: MPIATPEKYAEMLDAAKSGAYAFPAINVSSSQTLNAALKGFADAGSDGIIQVSTGGAEYLSGPTVKDMVTGSVAFAAYAAEVAKNYPVNIALHTDHCPKDKLDGFVRPLIDLSAERVKRGEGPLFQSHMWDGSAVPLDENLHIAEELLEKCAAANIVLEIEVGVVGGEEDGVENEINEKLYSTPEDAIATARALGHGDRGYYMTALTFGNVHGVYKPGNVKLRPEVLKQAQEAVVGEFGLESGSKPFHLVFHGGSGSTPQEIGDAVDYGVVKMNVDTDTQYAFTRPVADHMFSNYTGVLKVDGDVGDKKKYDPRSWGKAAEANMAARVVEACENLRSAGKGIN, encoded by the coding sequence ATGCCGATCGCCACCCCCGAGAAGTACGCCGAGATGCTGGACGCCGCGAAGTCCGGCGCCTATGCCTTCCCCGCGATCAACGTCTCGTCCTCGCAGACGCTCAACGCGGCCCTGAAGGGGTTCGCGGATGCCGGCTCGGACGGGATCATCCAGGTCTCCACCGGTGGTGCGGAGTACCTCTCCGGCCCGACGGTGAAGGACATGGTCACCGGCTCGGTCGCGTTCGCGGCGTACGCCGCCGAGGTGGCGAAGAACTACCCGGTCAACATCGCGCTCCACACCGACCACTGCCCCAAGGACAAGCTCGACGGCTTCGTGCGGCCGCTGATCGACCTCTCCGCCGAGCGGGTCAAGCGCGGCGAGGGGCCGCTGTTCCAGTCCCACATGTGGGACGGCTCGGCCGTGCCGCTGGACGAGAACCTGCACATCGCCGAGGAGCTGCTGGAGAAGTGCGCCGCGGCCAACATCGTCCTCGAGATCGAGGTCGGTGTCGTCGGTGGCGAGGAGGACGGCGTCGAGAACGAGATCAACGAGAAGCTCTACTCCACGCCCGAGGACGCCATCGCCACCGCCCGCGCGCTCGGCCACGGCGACCGCGGGTACTACATGACCGCGCTGACCTTCGGCAACGTGCACGGCGTCTACAAGCCCGGCAACGTCAAGCTCCGCCCGGAGGTGCTCAAGCAGGCCCAGGAGGCCGTCGTGGGCGAGTTCGGCCTCGAATCAGGCTCCAAGCCGTTCCACCTGGTCTTCCACGGTGGCTCGGGCTCCACGCCGCAGGAGATCGGCGACGCGGTCGACTACGGCGTGGTGAAGATGAACGTCGACACCGACACCCAGTACGCCTTCACCCGCCCCGTGGCGGACCACATGTTCAGCAACTACACCGGCGTGCTGAAGGTCGACGGCGACGTCGGCGACAAGAAGAAGTACGACCCGCGGTCGTGGGGCAAGGCCGCCGAGGCCAACATGGCCGCGCGCGTCGTCGAGGCCTGCGAGAACCTGCGCTCGGCAGGGAAGGGGATCAACTGA
- a CDS encoding nuclear transport factor 2 family protein, producing the protein MTADRQTILGTIQRYVDLVATGTADEVVALYADGATIEDPVGSGVLDTPAAIAEFYAAVEPLEQRSRLGEVRIAGNEAAFGFELVTQAGGRTFTLAPIDVMSFDDEGRITSMRAYWSTEDMVRS; encoded by the coding sequence GTGACCGCCGACCGGCAGACCATTCTCGGGACCATCCAGCGCTACGTGGACCTCGTCGCGACCGGCACTGCCGACGAGGTCGTGGCGTTGTACGCCGACGGCGCGACCATCGAGGACCCCGTCGGCAGCGGTGTGCTCGACACCCCGGCGGCCATCGCCGAGTTCTACGCGGCGGTCGAGCCGCTGGAGCAACGGAGCCGGCTCGGCGAGGTCCGCATCGCCGGCAACGAGGCGGCGTTCGGCTTCGAACTGGTGACGCAGGCAGGCGGCCGCACCTTCACCCTGGCGCCCATCGACGTGATGAGTTTCGACGACGAGGGACGGATCACCAGCATGCGTGCCTACTGGTCCACCGAGGACATGGTCCGGTCCTGA
- a CDS encoding DUF1116 domain-containing protein, protein MTNPTTPPTGVVAVGAGLFADAVADQAVPVTRVDWQPPMADTEGDLAAVAADPLRREANERALAAMLATNAHLVDVAPAREVLGLEPGQFLHAGPPITWEHASGPLRGALLGAAAFEGLVDTPEDAEPHLADGTWTLEPCHHHAAVGPMAGVVSPSMWMFVLEDPESGRRTFCSLNEGLGKVLRYGAYAPEVLDKLRWMADVLGPVLRDAVRAAGPVDITAILSQMLQMGDEAHNRNRAGTLMLLRDLGPAMAASEHPSTDVAEVLRFIGGNDHFFLNLAMPACKLALDAARGIEGSTMVVAMARNGTEFGIQVAGTGDQWFTGPAQLADGLFLGDFGPDDANPDIGDSAITETSGLGGFSMATAPAIVRFVGGTVPDAFATTERMGEITLGENPRWQIPVLDFRGAPTGIDVSRVCRTGILPQINTGMAGKLAGVGQVGAGLVTPPAEIFPAALAELATRARTRLG, encoded by the coding sequence ATGACCAACCCCACCACTCCCCCGACCGGGGTCGTCGCCGTCGGCGCCGGCCTGTTCGCCGACGCCGTGGCCGACCAGGCCGTGCCCGTGACCCGGGTCGACTGGCAGCCGCCGATGGCCGACACCGAGGGCGACCTCGCCGCCGTCGCCGCGGACCCGCTGCGCCGCGAGGCCAACGAGCGCGCCCTCGCGGCGATGCTCGCCACGAACGCCCACCTGGTCGACGTGGCGCCGGCCCGCGAGGTGCTCGGCCTCGAGCCCGGCCAGTTCCTGCACGCCGGGCCGCCGATCACCTGGGAGCACGCCTCCGGTCCGCTGCGCGGTGCGCTGCTGGGCGCGGCCGCCTTCGAGGGTCTGGTCGACACCCCCGAGGACGCCGAGCCGCACCTGGCCGACGGCACCTGGACGCTCGAGCCGTGCCACCACCACGCCGCCGTGGGCCCGATGGCCGGTGTCGTGTCGCCCTCGATGTGGATGTTCGTGCTGGAGGACCCCGAGAGCGGACGGCGTACGTTCTGCTCGCTCAACGAGGGCCTGGGCAAGGTGCTCCGCTACGGCGCCTACGCACCCGAGGTGCTGGACAAGCTGCGCTGGATGGCCGACGTGCTCGGCCCCGTGCTGCGCGACGCCGTACGCGCGGCCGGCCCGGTCGACATCACCGCGATCCTGTCGCAGATGCTGCAGATGGGCGACGAGGCCCACAACCGCAACCGCGCCGGCACGCTGATGCTGCTGCGCGACCTCGGTCCGGCCATGGCCGCCTCCGAGCACCCCTCCACCGACGTGGCCGAGGTGCTGCGCTTCATCGGCGGCAACGACCACTTCTTCCTCAACCTCGCGATGCCGGCCTGCAAGCTGGCGCTCGACGCCGCCCGCGGCATCGAGGGCTCGACGATGGTGGTCGCGATGGCCCGCAACGGCACGGAGTTCGGCATCCAGGTCGCCGGCACCGGCGACCAGTGGTTCACCGGTCCGGCCCAGCTGGCCGACGGCCTCTTCCTCGGTGACTTCGGTCCCGACGACGCCAACCCCGACATCGGCGACTCCGCGATCACCGAGACGTCCGGGCTGGGTGGCTTCTCCATGGCCACGGCGCCGGCGATCGTGCGGTTCGTGGGCGGGACGGTGCCCGACGCGTTCGCCACCACCGAGCGGATGGGTGAGATCACCCTGGGCGAGAACCCGCGCTGGCAGATCCCGGTGCTGGACTTCCGGGGCGCGCCGACGGGCATCGACGTCAGCCGGGTGTGCCGCACCGGCATCCTGCCGCAGATCAACACCGGCATGGCCGGCAAGCTCGCCGGTGTCGGACAGGTGGGGGCCGGACTGGTGACGCCGCCGGCCGAGATCTTCCCGGCCGCGCTGGCCGAGCTCGCCACCCGAGCGCGCACGCGGCTCGGCTGA
- a CDS encoding carboxyl transferase domain-containing protein, translating to MSKQRRWGARELIDLVLDEGSYESWDTPVDTSAHPAEYRAQLEAATERAGTDESVLTGRGTVRGRPVAFVVNEFRFLAGSIGTAAAERITSAVRRATAEGLPVLASTSSGGTRMQEGTRAFIRMVDISRALMDHRAAGLPYLVHLRHPTTGGVYASWGSLGHVTVAEPGAMVGFLGPKVFEALNGEEFPEGVQTAENLAAKGVIDAVVPPEELPELVSNALEVLTSPATPSRLTRRPKLPLEDHAPVWDSITRTRDADRVGVRDLLRLGADHTLRLRGTDEGERDETVIVALTRLDGQPCVVVGQDRSRQSAATPMGPGALREARRAMRLAADLRLPLVTIIDTPGAELSPEAEEKAIAGEIARCIATMVTLPVPSVSVILGEGCGGGALALLPARVVLATEHGWLSPLPPEGASVIVHGDTSHAAEMAQDQEVGALALLRQGNLDAIIAEPEGDTTEQLALAVVAEVGAHLRAMSEA from the coding sequence ATGAGCAAGCAGCGGCGATGGGGCGCCCGGGAGCTGATCGACCTGGTGCTGGACGAGGGCTCGTACGAGTCCTGGGACACGCCGGTCGACACCAGCGCCCACCCGGCGGAGTACCGCGCACAGCTGGAGGCGGCCACGGAGCGCGCCGGCACCGACGAGTCGGTGCTCACCGGGCGGGGCACGGTGCGGGGCCGCCCGGTGGCGTTCGTGGTCAACGAGTTCCGCTTCCTGGCGGGCTCGATCGGGACCGCGGCGGCCGAACGCATCACCAGCGCCGTACGCCGCGCCACGGCCGAGGGGCTGCCGGTGCTGGCGAGCACGTCCTCCGGGGGCACGCGGATGCAGGAGGGCACGCGTGCCTTCATCCGGATGGTCGACATCTCGCGGGCGCTGATGGACCACCGTGCGGCCGGGCTGCCCTACCTGGTGCACCTGCGGCACCCGACCACCGGCGGCGTCTACGCCTCGTGGGGGTCGCTCGGGCACGTCACCGTTGCCGAGCCCGGCGCGATGGTCGGCTTCCTCGGCCCGAAGGTGTTCGAGGCCCTCAACGGGGAGGAGTTCCCCGAGGGCGTGCAGACGGCGGAGAACCTCGCCGCGAAGGGCGTCATCGACGCCGTCGTCCCGCCGGAGGAGCTGCCCGAGCTGGTCTCCAACGCCCTCGAGGTGCTGACCTCGCCGGCGACCCCGAGCCGGCTGACCCGCCGGCCGAAGCTGCCGCTGGAGGACCACGCACCGGTGTGGGACTCCATCACCCGGACGCGTGACGCCGACCGGGTCGGGGTGCGCGACCTGCTCCGGCTCGGTGCCGACCACACGCTGCGGCTGCGCGGCACCGACGAGGGCGAGCGCGACGAGACCGTGATCGTGGCGCTGACGCGACTGGACGGCCAGCCGTGCGTCGTCGTGGGGCAGGACCGCTCCCGCCAGAGTGCCGCGACCCCGATGGGGCCCGGCGCACTGCGCGAGGCGCGGCGTGCGATGCGGCTGGCCGCCGACCTGAGGCTGCCACTGGTGACGATCATCGACACCCCCGGTGCCGAGCTGTCGCCGGAGGCCGAGGAGAAGGCCATCGCGGGCGAGATCGCCCGTTGCATCGCCACCATGGTCACCCTCCCGGTGCCGTCGGTGTCGGTCATCCTCGGCGAGGGCTGCGGTGGCGGTGCCCTGGCACTCCTCCCGGCCCGGGTGGTGCTGGCCACCGAGCACGGCTGGCTCTCGCCGCTGCCGCCCGAGGGCGCCAGCGTCATCGTCCACGGCGACACCTCCCACGCCGCGGAGATGGCCCAGGACCAGGAGGTCGGTGCGCTCGCGCTGCTGCGGCAGGGCAACCTCGACGCGATCATCGCCGAGCCGGAGGGCGACACCACCGAGCAGCTGGCGCTCGCGGTCGTCGCCGAGGTGGGCGCCCACCTGCGCGCGATGAGCGAGGCCTGA
- a CDS encoding helix-turn-helix domain-containing protein yields MQIPLSEILALPSVRRGAPHVEHAGTGECWIRRVHSSEVFEMGPLLRGGELLLTTGLGLKGLSPTRLEAYVDALADAGLSALAVELGRTFAALPPPLVVAARRRDLVLLTFREVVPFEEVVEAFHDLVKEREFGDLRAGERIWQHLLDCVLAEQGLPELLRRIAALADGEAHLLANDGRVVAASTTTGRAAAPEPGGHHRSVELADTHWGSLVVTGARAEDLEAVLDRGVVAVRLELLRAGSAQEPAMLDSALLRDIVEDRVPSTEELHSRFEVAGLAVDAETAVVGLAVAGDRRTPKASLVAATRRVCRAHLGACVVGPVGDEVLALARAPRGGDAGLREQLASMCASLTVEETGGHGIVAVAGGEPATGLDGVTASLGQARSVATIARRLGLRAEPMLARDWGIYRLLAHLTGTPELTEFLREQVGPLLDNDAEHGTDLVRTLDTYLQQGLGKTETAKALGIRRQTLYNRLDRINQVLGRDAFDGHESRTALGLALHAWRLRTGVDPGRAHT; encoded by the coding sequence GTGCAGATCCCCCTGTCCGAGATCCTCGCCCTCCCCTCGGTGCGCCGCGGTGCGCCCCACGTCGAGCACGCGGGCACCGGGGAGTGCTGGATCCGCCGGGTGCACTCCTCGGAGGTCTTCGAGATGGGGCCGCTGTTGCGCGGTGGTGAGCTGCTGCTCACCACCGGGCTGGGCCTGAAGGGGCTCTCGCCGACCCGCCTGGAGGCCTACGTCGACGCGCTGGCCGACGCCGGCCTCTCAGCGCTGGCCGTGGAGCTCGGTCGCACCTTCGCCGCGCTGCCGCCGCCGCTGGTGGTGGCGGCGCGGCGGCGCGACCTGGTGCTGCTGACCTTCCGGGAGGTGGTGCCCTTCGAGGAGGTCGTCGAGGCGTTCCACGACCTGGTCAAGGAGCGGGAGTTCGGTGACCTGCGCGCCGGCGAGCGCATCTGGCAGCACCTGCTCGACTGCGTCCTGGCCGAGCAGGGGCTGCCCGAGCTGCTGCGCCGGATCGCCGCCCTGGCCGACGGCGAGGCCCACCTGCTCGCCAACGACGGCCGGGTCGTCGCGGCGAGCACCACCACGGGCCGGGCGGCGGCGCCCGAACCGGGTGGCCACCACCGCTCGGTCGAGCTCGCCGACACCCACTGGGGGTCGCTGGTGGTCACCGGTGCCCGGGCCGAGGACCTCGAGGCCGTGCTGGACCGAGGCGTCGTGGCCGTCCGGCTGGAGCTGCTGCGGGCCGGGTCCGCGCAGGAGCCGGCCATGCTCGACAGCGCGCTGCTGCGCGACATCGTCGAGGACCGGGTGCCGTCCACCGAGGAGCTGCACTCCCGCTTCGAGGTCGCCGGCCTCGCGGTCGACGCCGAGACCGCCGTGGTGGGGCTCGCGGTCGCGGGTGACCGGCGTACGCCGAAGGCCTCCCTGGTCGCGGCGACCCGCCGCGTCTGCCGCGCACACCTGGGTGCCTGCGTCGTCGGGCCCGTCGGCGACGAGGTCCTGGCGCTCGCCCGGGCGCCCCGGGGCGGTGACGCCGGCCTGCGCGAGCAGCTGGCCTCCATGTGCGCCTCACTCACGGTGGAGGAGACCGGTGGCCACGGCATCGTCGCGGTGGCCGGTGGCGAGCCGGCGACCGGCCTGGACGGCGTGACCGCGTCGCTCGGGCAGGCGCGCAGCGTCGCGACCATCGCCCGGCGGCTCGGGCTGCGGGCCGAGCCCATGCTGGCGCGCGACTGGGGGATCTACCGGCTGCTGGCGCACCTGACCGGTACGCCGGAGCTCACCGAGTTCCTGCGCGAGCAGGTCGGCCCACTGCTGGACAACGATGCCGAGCACGGCACCGACCTGGTGCGCACCCTGGACACCTACCTGCAGCAGGGGCTCGGCAAGACCGAGACCGCCAAGGCGCTCGGCATCCGCCGCCAGACGCTCTACAACCGCCTGGACCGGATCAACCAGGTGCTCGGGCGCGATGCCTTCGACGGGCACGAGAGCAGGACCGCGCTCGGGCTCGCCCTGCACGCGTGGCGGCTCCGGACCGGTGTGGACCCGGGGCGGGCCCACACCTGA
- a CDS encoding diacylglycerol/lipid kinase family protein: MLVITNADAGTADQETVRGAVAILREQAEVELCATATPEELDDVLASAGSRRIVVAGGDGSMHAVVAALHRRGELRGATLGLLPLGTGNDLARSLGIPLDADLAARTVLEGTDRPMDVLLDDAGGIVVNSVHFGAGATAGEHGARWKQRLGRVGVGKVNLGKLGYPIGAAVAAVKPTTVRVRVTADGDVVTDLDRPVLMVVLANGSSVGGGTELAPGANPSDGHIDVLVASPESFSATLRYAAGVALRRHPEHENVTTLRAREVAVNGGTFTCSADGELSGPVRSRTWRLEQAAYALAVPAR, translated from the coding sequence ATGCTCGTCATCACCAACGCCGACGCCGGCACCGCCGACCAGGAGACCGTCCGCGGGGCCGTCGCGATCCTGCGCGAGCAGGCCGAGGTCGAGCTCTGCGCCACCGCGACACCCGAGGAGCTCGACGACGTGCTCGCCTCGGCGGGCTCGCGGCGCATCGTCGTGGCCGGCGGCGACGGCAGCATGCACGCGGTGGTCGCTGCGCTGCACCGTCGCGGCGAGCTGCGCGGCGCCACGCTGGGCCTGCTGCCGCTGGGCACCGGCAACGACCTCGCCCGCTCGCTGGGCATCCCGCTGGACGCCGACCTCGCGGCGAGGACCGTGCTGGAGGGCACCGACCGGCCGATGGACGTGCTGCTCGACGACGCCGGCGGCATCGTGGTCAACAGCGTCCACTTCGGTGCTGGCGCCACGGCGGGCGAGCACGGCGCCCGGTGGAAGCAACGCCTGGGCCGGGTCGGCGTCGGCAAGGTCAACCTCGGCAAGCTCGGCTACCCCATCGGCGCGGCCGTCGCGGCGGTGAAGCCCACCACCGTCCGGGTGCGCGTCACCGCCGACGGCGACGTCGTGACCGACCTGGACCGTCCGGTCCTCATGGTCGTGCTCGCGAACGGCTCCTCGGTCGGCGGCGGCACCGAACTCGCTCCCGGCGCCAACCCCTCCGACGGGCACATCGACGTGCTCGTCGCCTCCCCCGAGAGCTTCTCCGCCACCCTGCGCTACGCCGCCGGGGTCGCGCTGCGCCGCCACCCCGAGCACGAGAACGTGACGACACTGCGTGCCCGGGAGGTCGCCGTGAACGGCGGCACCTTCACCTGCAGCGCCGACGGCGAGCTCTCCGGGCCGGTCCGCAGCCGCACCTGGCGGCTCGAGCAGGCGGCGTACGCCCTGGCGGTGCCGGCGCGCTAG
- a CDS encoding DUF3151 domain-containing protein codes for MSFTGNDLMAGPPPVELPVDPASEALDSGEAPADVVRTFPASPAAWAAMAGQAQADQAIDVTVYAYARVGYHRSLDMLRRNGWKGHGPVPWEHEPNRGFLTCLALLATTARAIGETDEWERCSEFLRETSPAAYDALLG; via the coding sequence ATGAGCTTCACCGGCAACGACCTGATGGCCGGGCCGCCGCCCGTCGAACTGCCCGTCGACCCCGCCAGCGAGGCGCTGGACTCGGGCGAGGCGCCCGCCGACGTGGTGCGCACCTTCCCGGCCTCGCCGGCCGCCTGGGCGGCGATGGCGGGCCAGGCGCAGGCCGACCAGGCCATCGACGTCACCGTCTACGCCTACGCGCGCGTGGGCTACCACCGCTCGCTGGACATGCTGCGCCGCAACGGCTGGAAGGGCCACGGCCCGGTGCCGTGGGAGCACGAGCCCAACCGCGGCTTCCTCACCTGCCTGGCGCTGCTGGCGACCACCGCCCGCGCCATCGGCGAGACCGACGAGTGGGAGCGCTGCTCGGAGTTCCTCCGCGAGACCAGCCCCGCGGCGTACGACGCCCTGCTGGGCTGA
- the lysS gene encoding lysine--tRNA ligase, producing MARRKNTGPPTDWVTRTADMALRHAQSTTDDGELPELITCASGISPSGPIHLGNLREFLTVHFVAEEIRGRGINVRHLHSWDDYDRFRKVPAGTDESWSEHIGRPLSAVPDPTGEYDSWAERFKAPLRAALAEMGCEMVEVDQTAMYRSGAYRDQILTAIRKRDEIEAVMASYRTKKGNGDTDDDTEGSIAGSLARFPYKPYCKGCGRDTVTLTAYDDETTDLSYTCDTCGEAHVTNVATEDEGKLVWKVDWPMRWTHEGVHFEPGGVDHATPGSSYTVGKDLVGPIFGGSAPSFVAYSFVGVAGMPKMSSSKGGVPTASDALRILEAPILRWLYVRRQPKQAFNVDFGAEVLRLYDEWDALGRKATDPDKRDAAVLAWERAASTGSAGRLRTPEVVVPFRMLSSVADVTAESADLISATIRQVGHAHSSVEELEPRLTKAMTWTNEYVAPEDRTTVRETPATDQLAALSDQEGEWLRLLLLSLPADFDDSEALTSVIYGVPKVARGLALEDKPTEEVKADQKEFFKLLYGLLVDAERGPRLPTLFAALGPDRIRTLLTR from the coding sequence GTGGCACGACGCAAGAACACCGGACCGCCGACCGACTGGGTCACCCGCACCGCCGACATGGCGCTGCGGCACGCACAGTCGACGACCGACGACGGCGAGCTGCCCGAGCTCATCACCTGCGCCTCGGGCATCAGTCCCTCGGGGCCGATCCACCTGGGCAACCTGCGCGAGTTCCTCACCGTGCACTTCGTCGCCGAGGAGATCCGCGGGCGCGGCATCAACGTGCGCCACCTGCACAGCTGGGACGACTACGACCGGTTCCGCAAGGTGCCCGCCGGCACCGACGAGTCGTGGAGCGAGCACATCGGTCGCCCCCTGTCGGCGGTGCCGGACCCGACCGGTGAGTACGACAGCTGGGCCGAGCGGTTCAAGGCCCCGCTGCGCGCGGCGCTCGCCGAGATGGGCTGCGAGATGGTCGAGGTCGACCAGACCGCGATGTACCGCAGCGGCGCCTACCGCGACCAGATCCTCACCGCGATCCGCAAGCGCGACGAGATCGAGGCGGTCATGGCCTCCTACCGCACCAAGAAGGGCAACGGGGACACCGACGACGACACCGAGGGCAGCATCGCCGGCTCGCTCGCACGGTTCCCCTACAAGCCCTACTGCAAGGGCTGCGGCCGCGACACCGTCACGCTGACGGCGTACGACGACGAGACCACCGACCTGTCCTACACCTGCGACACCTGCGGCGAGGCGCACGTCACCAACGTCGCGACCGAGGACGAGGGCAAGCTGGTCTGGAAGGTCGACTGGCCGATGCGGTGGACCCACGAGGGCGTCCACTTCGAGCCCGGCGGCGTCGACCACGCGACGCCGGGGTCCTCCTACACCGTCGGCAAGGACCTGGTCGGTCCGATCTTCGGCGGCAGCGCGCCCTCGTTCGTCGCCTACTCCTTCGTCGGCGTGGCCGGCATGCCGAAGATGTCCTCCTCCAAGGGCGGTGTGCCGACCGCGTCGGACGCGCTGCGGATCCTGGAGGCGCCGATCCTGCGGTGGCTCTACGTACGCCGCCAGCCCAAGCAGGCCTTCAACGTCGACTTCGGCGCCGAGGTGCTGCGCCTCTATGACGAGTGGGACGCGCTGGGTCGCAAGGCCACCGACCCGGACAAGCGCGACGCGGCGGTGCTGGCCTGGGAGCGGGCCGCCTCGACCGGCAGCGCGGGGCGCCTGCGCACGCCGGAGGTCGTCGTCCCGTTCCGGATGCTGTCCTCGGTCGCCGACGTGACCGCCGAGTCCGCGGACCTGATCTCGGCCACGATCCGCCAGGTCGGCCACGCGCACTCCTCGGTCGAGGAGCTCGAGCCGCGGCTGACCAAGGCGATGACGTGGACGAACGAGTACGTCGCCCCCGAGGACCGCACCACGGTGCGCGAGACCCCCGCGACCGACCAGCTGGCCGCGCTGAGCGACCAGGAGGGTGAGTGGCTGCGGCTGCTGCTGCTCTCGCTCCCCGCGGACTTCGACGACTCCGAGGCGCTGACGTCGGTGATCTACGGCGTACCCAAGGTCGCCCGCGGGCTCGCGCTCGAGGACAAGCCGACCGAGGAGGTCAAGGCGGACCAGAAGGAGTTCTTCAAGCTGCTCTACGGCCTCCTGGTGGACGCCGAGCGCGGCCCGCGGCTCCCGACGCTGTTCGCCGCCCTGGGCCCCGACCGGATCCGCACGCTGCTGACGCGCTGA
- the codB gene encoding cytosine permease encodes MSEERTTGVEDAVIDPDYPLDPVPPHARRGLLPLSLVLLGFTFFTPTMLVGAQVGAAFTLGDFLLVMLLGSAVLGVYVAMLALVGARTRLTTVMLSRYTLGTQGSKLASLLLGFTQIGWYGVGVATLGNLIAEALGWGSAGATLWMVVGTVVMGTTAYFGFRGLFWLSAVSVPLMFLLAAWVVLRSVEEVGGWDAMAAIEPTDQMSTTLALTLIVGTFVSGGTQVSNWTRFARNGRQAFGAGLIAFMVGNGLMLFFGAIGAIAFGEADFVLVLYNLGLIVWGVVLLIGNIWTTNDNTAYAFSVAGAEIANWPSKKPFVVGGVAIGGLLAITGIYDSLISYLVWLSILIPPLGGTLIGDWWCRWRHGVPERAAYAFRTVEWRCLAAYAVGVAAAFTADQQGWGLPAVIGILVALAAAVALNPAWQRREEVADADGLPQRTP; translated from the coding sequence ATGAGCGAGGAGCGCACCACCGGCGTCGAGGACGCCGTCATCGACCCCGACTACCCGCTGGACCCGGTGCCGCCGCACGCCCGGCGCGGCCTCCTGCCGCTGTCCCTGGTGCTGCTCGGGTTCACCTTCTTCACGCCGACGATGCTGGTGGGGGCCCAGGTCGGTGCGGCGTTCACGCTCGGCGACTTCCTGCTGGTGATGCTCCTGGGCAGCGCCGTGCTCGGGGTGTACGTCGCGATGCTCGCCCTGGTCGGCGCCCGCACCCGGCTCACCACGGTGATGCTGAGCCGCTACACGCTCGGCACGCAGGGCTCGAAGCTCGCCTCGCTGCTGCTGGGCTTCACCCAGATCGGCTGGTACGGCGTCGGCGTGGCCACGCTGGGCAACCTGATCGCCGAGGCGCTGGGCTGGGGCAGCGCCGGCGCCACGCTGTGGATGGTGGTGGGCACCGTCGTCATGGGCACGACCGCCTACTTCGGCTTCCGGGGCCTGTTCTGGCTCTCCGCGGTGAGTGTGCCGCTGATGTTCCTACTGGCCGCCTGGGTGGTGCTCCGCTCGGTGGAGGAGGTCGGCGGCTGGGACGCCATGGCCGCGATCGAGCCCACCGACCAGATGTCCACGACCCTGGCGCTGACCCTCATCGTCGGCACCTTCGTCAGCGGCGGCACCCAGGTCTCGAACTGGACCCGCTTCGCCCGCAACGGCCGCCAGGCCTTCGGCGCCGGGCTGATCGCCTTCATGGTGGGCAACGGGCTGATGCTGTTCTTCGGCGCCATCGGTGCGATCGCGTTCGGCGAGGCCGACTTCGTCCTGGTGCTCTACAACCTGGGCCTGATCGTGTGGGGCGTGGTGCTGCTCATCGGCAACATCTGGACCACGAACGACAACACCGCCTACGCCTTCAGCGTCGCGGGTGCCGAGATCGCCAACTGGCCCTCGAAGAAGCCGTTCGTCGTGGGCGGCGTCGCGATCGGCGGCCTGCTGGCGATCACCGGTATCTACGACAGCCTCATCAGCTACCTGGTCTGGCTCAGCATCCTGATCCCGCCGCTGGGTGGCACGCTGATCGGCGACTGGTGGTGCCGCTGGCGCCACGGCGTGCCGGAGCGGGCGGCGTACGCGTTCCGCACCGTGGAGTGGCGCTGCCTGGCGGCGTACGCCGTCGGCGTGGCTGCCGCCTTCACCGCCGACCAGCAGGGCTGGGGCCTGCCGGCGGTGATCGGGATCCTGGTCGCCCTCGCCGCCGCGGTCGCGCTCAACCCCGCGTGGCAGCGGCGCGAGGAGGTCGCGGACGCGGACGGGTTGCCGCAGCGCACCCCGTGA